A portion of the Stigmatella aurantiaca DW4/3-1 genome contains these proteins:
- a CDS encoding cytochrome P450, whose protein sequence is MQTTATKIPAPKGWPLLGVAPEMLRNPLPLISRLTRDYGDVVYMPGVDTYLISEPELVKTILLDAEEYFTKSPKVMKKLSPAIGAGLSTLSGDPWKRQRRMANPAFSRASIATFEGIMQKAIAEAIVEWEARAGETIDVTGEMKRLTLRIVLLCLFSTDVSSRADEIIENLDVLQRYSVHLLWSMMPLPEFIPTRKNREYQKARGTLDSIIYGIIAERRKSGNHDRKDLLAMYMSAVDEETGEGMSDEQLRHELMNLFLAGHDTTANGLAFTFYLLSKHPEALKRVDEERDAVLGNGRMVTNEDLPQLNYARWSFEEALRIYPPTFAMSRTSVRELKHNDYVIPAGSNIFVCQWALHRNPRLWPNPDHFEPERFSPERSEGRHRFAYLPFGAGPRICIGAHLARTEAQMIIAMLLQRFRLNSEPGYEPRLVARLFVTAEPGISMRLSRR, encoded by the coding sequence ATGCAAACCACTGCGACGAAGATTCCCGCTCCGAAGGGATGGCCACTCCTGGGGGTCGCTCCCGAGATGTTGCGCAATCCCCTGCCCCTCATCAGCCGCCTCACCCGGGACTATGGAGACGTCGTCTACATGCCAGGGGTGGATACCTATCTCATCTCCGAGCCAGAGCTGGTGAAGACCATCCTGCTGGACGCGGAGGAGTATTTCACCAAGAGCCCCAAGGTCATGAAGAAGCTGAGCCCCGCCATCGGCGCAGGGCTCTCGACCTTGTCGGGCGACCCCTGGAAGCGCCAGCGGCGGATGGCCAACCCGGCCTTCAGCCGCGCCAGCATCGCCACCTTCGAAGGCATCATGCAAAAGGCGATCGCGGAGGCCATCGTCGAATGGGAGGCACGCGCCGGAGAGACGATCGACGTCACCGGGGAGATGAAGCGCCTGACGCTCCGCATCGTGCTGCTCTGTCTGTTCTCGACGGACGTCAGCTCGCGCGCGGATGAAATCATCGAGAACCTCGATGTCTTGCAGCGCTATTCGGTCCACTTGCTGTGGTCGATGATGCCCCTGCCCGAGTTCATCCCCACCCGGAAGAACCGCGAGTATCAGAAGGCCCGGGGCACCCTGGACTCCATCATCTACGGCATCATCGCCGAGCGGCGGAAGAGCGGGAACCACGACCGCAAGGATCTGCTCGCGATGTACATGAGCGCCGTGGACGAGGAGACGGGCGAGGGGATGAGCGACGAGCAGCTCCGTCACGAGCTCATGAACCTCTTCCTGGCGGGACATGACACCACGGCGAACGGCCTCGCCTTCACGTTCTATCTGCTGTCCAAGCACCCCGAGGCGCTGAAGCGGGTGGACGAGGAGCGGGACGCCGTCCTCGGCAATGGCCGCATGGTCACGAACGAAGACCTGCCCCAGCTGAACTACGCCCGGTGGAGCTTCGAAGAGGCCTTGCGCATCTACCCCCCGACCTTCGCCATGAGCCGCACCTCCGTCCGGGAGCTGAAGCACAACGACTATGTGATTCCCGCGGGCTCCAACATCTTCGTGTGCCAGTGGGCGCTCCACCGCAATCCCCGGCTCTGGCCGAACCCGGACCACTTCGAGCCCGAGCGGTTTAGCCCGGAGCGCTCCGAGGGGAGGCACCGGTTCGCCTATCTCCCCTTTGGCGCCGGACCGCGAATCTGTATTGGCGCGCACCTCGCCAGGACCGAGGCGCAGATGATCATCGCGATGCTGTTGCAACGGTTCCGGCTGAACAGCGAGCCCGGGTATGAGCCCCGGCTCGTCGCGCGGCTCTTCGTGACCGCCGAGCCGGGCATCTCCATGCGGCTCTCGCGCCGCTGA
- a CDS encoding cupin-like domain-containing protein — MNQTPTHHTEPSRLFESRAARLRNDSLSTATAVYQWEFSDAPGEDCYLSTSSDQPPRVHRGRHPAPTTRLSISLRDHLLLLSGQQDPLTTFTTGRLRLSDGQGNPLPFPAVQRLLLLLLVEWHVTPESIAAIEASGRKLDNVTEIQRVKDLSREEFERHFASCGQPVIVEGPVKRWRASSFTPHTLRDTFGELPMSIFVRPASTEPAPQTARPTASQERTTSGRTYVQMTLREYIDTVLLNPPPLAPGELPPYLTANSLDASLMELIEYPPFFRPEAFIRPKLWLGPSGTVSHVHRDLIDNFLAQVWGRKHLRLFSPDQSRFLYPRRVDGNPFYEASDVDVSAPDFEKFPELRHARHIDCELRPGEMIFLPAGWWHYVRALDMSFSVNFFAVNQTPRVLTSRGAQHSGGNAEA; from the coding sequence ATGAACCAGACCCCGACACACCACACGGAGCCCAGCCGTCTTTTCGAGAGCCGGGCCGCACGGCTCCGCAACGACAGCCTGAGCACGGCCACCGCCGTGTACCAGTGGGAGTTCAGCGATGCTCCCGGGGAAGACTGCTATCTGTCCACCAGCTCGGACCAGCCGCCGCGCGTCCACCGGGGCCGTCATCCCGCCCCCACCACCCGGCTGTCGATCTCCTTGCGGGACCACCTGCTCCTGCTGTCGGGGCAGCAGGATCCCCTGACCACCTTCACGACGGGAAGGCTGCGCCTGAGCGATGGGCAGGGAAACCCTCTCCCCTTTCCGGCGGTGCAGCGGTTGTTGCTGCTCCTGCTCGTCGAATGGCACGTGACGCCGGAGAGCATCGCGGCCATCGAGGCGTCAGGGCGCAAGCTCGACAACGTGACCGAGATCCAGCGCGTGAAGGATCTCTCGCGGGAAGAGTTCGAGCGCCACTTCGCCTCTTGCGGCCAGCCCGTCATCGTCGAGGGGCCCGTGAAGCGTTGGAGGGCGTCGTCGTTCACGCCGCACACCCTCCGGGACACTTTCGGTGAGCTTCCCATGTCCATCTTCGTGCGGCCCGCGAGCACGGAGCCTGCCCCCCAGACGGCCCGGCCCACCGCGTCCCAGGAGCGCACCACCTCCGGACGCACGTACGTGCAGATGACCCTGCGCGAGTACATCGACACGGTCCTGCTCAATCCCCCTCCGCTGGCGCCCGGTGAGCTTCCACCCTACCTCACCGCCAACTCCCTGGACGCCAGCCTCATGGAGCTCATCGAGTACCCGCCCTTCTTCCGTCCGGAAGCCTTCATCCGGCCCAAGCTCTGGCTGGGCCCGTCCGGGACGGTCTCCCACGTGCACCGGGATCTCATCGACAACTTCCTTGCCCAGGTATGGGGCCGCAAGCACTTGCGGCTCTTTTCCCCGGACCAGTCGCGCTTCCTGTACCCGCGCCGCGTGGATGGCAATCCCTTCTACGAGGCGAGTGATGTCGATGTCAGCGCTCCGGACTTCGAGAAGTTCCCCGAGCTGCGCCACGCCCGGCACATCGATTGCGAGCTCCGGCCGGGAGAAATGATCTTCCTGCCCGCGGGATGGTGGCATTATGTCCGCGCCCTGGACATGTCGTTCTCCGTCAACTTCTTCGCCGTGAATCAGACTCCGCGCGTCCTCACGAGCCGCGGAGCCCAACACTCGGGGGGCAATGCCGAAGCGTGA
- a CDS encoding B12-binding domain-containing radical SAM protein: MTGVDLLLLNCSNLPWRPIFPYAFVQVSAVARRSGLSVKRMDMLDVRKELWEPMLRSVIETDRPRMVGIHLRQGDSLVLGDYNKNERHGTPSRDFFPVDDSQLLIEHLRRLTRAPIILGGFGFTTHAQRLFERLQVDYGVQGCPDDFFTQFENVVAGRHLESVSNLIYRDTRGYQANERIYANPSQEREYTDEIVGEMVRFYGHAQLYGRNPPTIAVEVARGCPYRCYFCTEPHVKGRRISYRSLDVVMDEVEFLLRHNLTRFWFVTSEMNIGGSDFALTLAERILKLNEKRPHHPIEWSGYSLPMIPEADLRMLFRAGYVGALNDVLSLDDDNLKRARVPYRSHHAVSFLKAMQTLSEEEAAAPGQPLFTPDEKLRAQLATRTPKELGSFVSLFLGNAYSDEATIRNSLRRIEAEGLREKYKTGHVISSTRVFDIGGGYISGPDGTLVSFDRAGERPVDVTWPTFHYPKFLMDRLGSPEAILDFFAYVGSTFMSVAHRARKDWCWFIANKTSMDAFLGWWTGALRRQPTVDTQSIAHSPPALALLERLRLDPGKLLLRRLFSPNPEEKPAAQLAVACALDHIFTQHREQVFPVLKLLEVPHDARGHSTLSEYRLAELLYRKHASTEQLLREVAATLSASSESLELLYVEWLIYANNILIRPEYKELLFDPLQDGTPPRELERAP; the protein is encoded by the coding sequence ATGACCGGTGTCGACCTGCTGCTGCTCAACTGCTCGAACCTGCCCTGGCGTCCGATCTTTCCGTATGCCTTCGTGCAGGTCAGTGCCGTGGCGCGCAGGTCGGGGCTGTCCGTCAAGCGGATGGACATGCTCGATGTCCGCAAGGAACTCTGGGAGCCGATGCTGCGCTCGGTCATCGAGACCGATCGTCCGAGGATGGTCGGCATCCACCTGAGGCAGGGAGACAGCCTCGTCCTCGGCGACTACAACAAGAATGAGCGGCACGGCACACCCAGCCGCGATTTCTTCCCGGTCGATGACAGCCAGCTTCTCATCGAGCACCTGAGGCGGCTCACGCGGGCCCCCATCATCCTGGGAGGCTTCGGCTTCACCACACACGCCCAGCGGCTCTTCGAGCGCCTCCAGGTGGATTACGGCGTGCAGGGTTGCCCCGATGATTTCTTCACCCAGTTCGAGAATGTGGTCGCCGGCCGTCATCTCGAGTCGGTCAGCAACCTCATCTACCGGGACACGCGTGGCTATCAGGCCAACGAGCGCATCTACGCCAATCCCTCCCAGGAGCGCGAGTACACGGATGAGATCGTCGGCGAGATGGTCCGCTTCTACGGCCACGCGCAGCTCTATGGGCGCAATCCCCCCACCATCGCCGTGGAGGTGGCGCGCGGCTGCCCCTACCGGTGCTACTTCTGCACCGAACCGCACGTGAAGGGCCGGCGCATCTCCTACCGAAGCCTGGATGTCGTCATGGACGAGGTGGAGTTCCTGCTGCGGCACAACCTCACGCGGTTCTGGTTCGTCACCTCCGAGATGAACATCGGCGGCAGCGACTTCGCCCTCACGCTGGCGGAGCGGATCCTCAAGCTCAACGAGAAGCGTCCCCATCACCCCATCGAGTGGTCGGGCTACAGCCTCCCGATGATCCCCGAGGCGGATCTCCGGATGCTCTTCCGGGCCGGGTACGTCGGAGCCCTGAATGACGTCCTGTCGCTCGACGATGACAACCTCAAGCGCGCCCGGGTGCCCTACCGCTCGCACCACGCGGTCTCGTTTCTCAAGGCGATGCAGACGCTCTCCGAGGAGGAGGCCGCGGCACCGGGGCAGCCTCTCTTCACCCCGGACGAGAAGCTCCGGGCGCAGCTCGCCACGCGCACCCCCAAGGAGCTGGGCAGCTTCGTGTCACTCTTCCTGGGAAACGCGTACTCCGACGAAGCGACCATCCGGAACTCCCTGCGGAGGATTGAAGCAGAGGGGTTGAGGGAGAAGTACAAGACGGGCCACGTCATCTCCAGCACCCGCGTCTTCGACATCGGTGGCGGCTATATCTCCGGCCCGGACGGAACCCTCGTCTCCTTCGACCGCGCGGGTGAGCGCCCGGTAGACGTCACGTGGCCCACGTTCCATTACCCCAAATTCTTGATGGACCGCCTGGGCTCGCCCGAGGCGATCCTCGACTTTTTCGCCTACGTCGGCAGCACCTTCATGTCGGTCGCCCACCGGGCACGCAAGGACTGGTGCTGGTTCATCGCCAACAAGACCTCCATGGACGCGTTCCTCGGGTGGTGGACGGGCGCCCTGCGCCGCCAGCCCACCGTGGACACCCAAAGCATCGCCCACTCGCCCCCAGCCCTCGCGCTGCTCGAGCGGTTGCGTTTGGACCCAGGCAAGCTGCTCCTGAGACGCCTGTTCTCTCCCAACCCGGAGGAGAAACCGGCCGCCCAGCTCGCCGTGGCATGCGCGCTCGACCACATCTTCACCCAACACCGCGAGCAGGTGTTCCCGGTGCTGAAGCTGCTGGAAGTGCCCCATGATGCTCGCGGGCACTCCACCCTGTCTGAATACCGTTTGGCCGAACTCCTGTACCGGAAGCATGCCTCCACCGAGCAACTCCTGCGCGAGGTGGCGGCCACGCTCTCGGCGTCATCCGAGTCGCTCGAACTCCTGTATGTGGAGTGGTTGATCTACGCGAACAACATCCTCATCCGGCCCGAGTACAAAGAGCTTCTCTTTGATCCACTCCAGGACGGAACCCCTCCCCGCGAACTGGAACGCGCCCCATGA
- a CDS encoding glutamate--cysteine ligase, with translation MTVDNRAESKQPLQGITDCIQYFRENERQRAQWKTGIEYELIGLFTDTLGALQYSGPTGASRLLQEFSQVGYDTLKDAGEPIAAVRDGSIITVEPGCQVEFSGRPFKNTLENAAELEQYMAELRKLSAPFGVRFLGVGYRPWGTLDNIEWSPKLRYRIMRPFLLSRGRWSEQTIAMTGSGQVSLDFDSEQTMGEMLRLSLAIQPFVAALYANSPLAEGRETGWKSYRLHLWTDVDPARCGLLRFAFEPGFIEDAYQRYCEWALDVPVMFVRRAGTYHEAGGKTFRAFMTEGINGERATRSDWEDHLTTLFPEVRVKRVIEVRAADGSNTAMMNALPALWKGILYDKEARARAWELVSAIPVDGRVTLMEEVARHALQARTPAGRSARDISKELVHIAADGLKNQIGFSGTPGEEALLAPLMEIAETGRCPADMALDAFRRGGESAVNRYWEVA, from the coding sequence ATGACCGTCGACAATCGAGCCGAGTCGAAGCAACCGCTCCAGGGCATCACGGACTGCATCCAATACTTCCGCGAGAACGAGCGCCAGCGCGCCCAGTGGAAAACCGGCATCGAGTACGAGCTCATCGGGCTCTTCACGGACACGCTCGGGGCCCTTCAGTATTCGGGGCCCACCGGCGCCTCCCGCCTCCTGCAAGAGTTTTCGCAGGTCGGTTATGACACGCTCAAGGATGCGGGCGAGCCCATCGCCGCCGTCCGCGATGGCAGCATCATCACGGTCGAGCCGGGCTGTCAGGTGGAGTTCTCCGGCCGTCCCTTCAAGAACACGCTCGAGAACGCGGCCGAGCTCGAGCAATACATGGCCGAGTTGCGCAAGCTCTCCGCCCCCTTCGGCGTGCGCTTCCTCGGAGTGGGCTACCGCCCGTGGGGCACGCTCGACAACATCGAGTGGTCTCCGAAGCTGCGCTACCGGATCATGCGCCCGTTCCTCCTGTCGCGCGGCAGGTGGAGTGAGCAGACGATCGCCATGACGGGCTCCGGCCAGGTGTCGCTCGACTTCGACTCGGAGCAAACCATGGGCGAGATGCTGCGCTTGTCCCTGGCCATCCAGCCGTTCGTGGCGGCGCTCTATGCCAACTCGCCGCTCGCGGAAGGCCGTGAGACGGGATGGAAGAGCTACCGCCTCCACCTCTGGACGGACGTCGACCCGGCGCGGTGCGGGCTGCTGCGCTTCGCCTTCGAGCCCGGCTTCATCGAGGACGCCTACCAGCGCTATTGCGAGTGGGCGCTCGACGTGCCGGTGATGTTCGTACGGCGCGCGGGGACCTACCACGAGGCAGGGGGAAAGACCTTCCGGGCGTTCATGACCGAGGGCATCAACGGCGAGCGTGCGACGCGCTCGGACTGGGAGGATCACCTCACCACGCTGTTCCCCGAGGTCCGGGTGAAGCGGGTCATCGAGGTGCGTGCCGCCGATGGCTCCAACACCGCGATGATGAATGCGCTGCCCGCGCTCTGGAAGGGCATCCTGTATGACAAGGAGGCACGCGCACGGGCCTGGGAGCTCGTGAGCGCCATTCCGGTCGATGGGCGCGTCACCCTGATGGAGGAGGTCGCCCGCCACGCACTCCAGGCGCGCACGCCCGCGGGCCGGAGCGCACGGGACATCTCGAAGGAGCTTGTCCACATCGCGGCGGACGGGCTCAAGAACCAGATCGGCTTTTCAGGTACCCCGGGAGAGGAAGCACTGCTCGCCCCACTCATGGAGATCGCCGAGACGGGACGCTGTCCGGCCGATATGGCCCTCGATGCCTTCCGCCGCGGCGGCGAATCCGCGGTCAACCGGTATTGGGAGGTTGCATGA
- a CDS encoding cysteine desulfurase gives MRQMHVESTGQGSPGPGNPFLADFPILSSTVHERGFIYFDNAATTLKPRPVIEAVSSYYEKYTSNVSRGNHYISEIATLAFESAREKVASFIKAQSNEIIFTYNCTDSINLVASALSLTPEDEVVISVMEHHSNHLPWHGRARLKIVGVDSSGCIDLNQLQDAITDKTKLVSLSCLSNVTGNIQPVKAAVALARERGVLTLLDAAQAIGHFPFDVRELGCDFLAFSAHKMLGPSGVGVLYARQEAQAALRPVRYGGGMTNKLTRDGVVFRDGPARFEAGTPGIEGIIAFGAAVDYFRKQGFDAIRTQLEELESYCWSKLSQMDAIVHPFPMAPKHAPIFAFRPRKPGVDLNYVTRILSDSHGLALSAGYQCCQPLYEAFNVNGAIRVSLYIYNTRAEIDRLVGALEELRYFIA, from the coding sequence ATGCGGCAGATGCACGTCGAATCCACTGGGCAGGGTTCACCCGGCCCCGGGAACCCCTTCCTGGCCGACTTCCCCATCCTCTCGAGCACGGTCCACGAGCGTGGTTTCATTTATTTCGATAACGCGGCGACCACGCTCAAGCCTCGTCCTGTCATCGAAGCTGTCTCCTCGTATTATGAGAAGTACACTTCGAATGTCTCCCGGGGGAACCACTACATCTCGGAGATCGCCACGCTCGCCTTCGAGTCGGCGCGCGAGAAGGTGGCCTCGTTCATCAAGGCGCAGAGCAACGAGATCATCTTCACCTACAATTGCACCGACTCCATCAACCTGGTGGCGTCGGCGCTGAGCCTGACCCCGGAGGACGAAGTCGTCATCTCCGTGATGGAGCACCACTCGAACCACCTGCCCTGGCACGGCAGGGCCCGGCTCAAGATTGTCGGCGTCGACAGCAGCGGCTGTATCGATCTCAACCAGCTCCAGGACGCCATCACGGACAAGACGAAGCTGGTTTCCCTCTCTTGTCTCTCCAACGTCACCGGCAACATCCAGCCCGTGAAGGCCGCCGTGGCGTTGGCCCGTGAGCGAGGCGTGCTGACCCTGCTCGACGCGGCGCAAGCCATTGGGCACTTCCCGTTCGATGTGCGGGAGCTCGGGTGTGACTTCCTCGCGTTCTCTGCCCACAAGATGCTCGGGCCGAGCGGGGTGGGGGTCCTCTACGCCCGGCAGGAGGCCCAGGCCGCGCTGCGCCCCGTGCGCTACGGCGGGGGCATGACGAACAAGCTCACGCGGGACGGCGTTGTCTTCCGCGACGGGCCCGCGAGGTTCGAGGCAGGGACCCCAGGCATCGAGGGCATCATCGCGTTCGGCGCCGCCGTGGATTACTTCCGGAAGCAAGGCTTCGACGCGATCCGCACACAGCTCGAGGAGCTGGAGTCGTATTGCTGGAGCAAGCTGAGCCAGATGGACGCCATCGTTCACCCGTTCCCCATGGCACCGAAGCACGCGCCGATCTTCGCCTTCCGGCCCCGGAAGCCAGGGGTCGACCTGAACTATGTGACCCGCATCCTGTCGGACAGCCACGGCCTCGCCCTGAGCGCGGGCTATCAGTGTTGCCAGCCACTGTACGAGGCCTTCAACGTCAACGGGGCGATCCGGGTGTCTCTCTACATCTACAACACGCGCGCCGAGATCGACCGCCTCGTCGGCGCGCTCGAAGAGCTGCGCTACTTCATCGCCTGA
- a CDS encoding gamma-glutamyl-gamma-aminobutyrate hydrolase family protein — protein sequence MPGPLIALSTATTHNDTALGSRQRVTLLNNTLIELVASLGCTPVLLPNAIEPSSVSSWMGKFDGLILTSGQDVDPASYGAKCEVEYTAKARGFGTPYERPLSLAPDAKRDKVELALYQAAKERRLPILGVCRGMQLINVAEGGTLHQEIPPASSVRHELDEDGWINYHSLILQPDTLSAEILGRNAYFISSIHHQAVNVLGRGLRASATAEDGIVEMIEHTDPNLFILGVQGHVEKSLQNLKSLEGVWQAFARRARSTPG from the coding sequence ATGCCCGGTCCATTGATCGCCCTCTCGACGGCCACCACCCACAACGACACCGCCCTGGGTTCGCGGCAGCGTGTCACCCTGCTCAACAACACCCTCATCGAGCTCGTCGCCAGCCTGGGCTGCACGCCCGTGCTGCTCCCCAACGCGATCGAGCCCTCCAGCGTGTCCTCCTGGATGGGCAAGTTCGACGGGCTCATCCTGACCTCCGGACAGGACGTGGACCCCGCGTCCTACGGAGCCAAGTGCGAGGTGGAGTACACCGCGAAGGCGAGGGGGTTTGGCACCCCCTACGAGCGGCCCCTCTCGCTTGCCCCCGATGCGAAGCGCGACAAGGTCGAGCTGGCGCTGTACCAGGCCGCCAAGGAGCGCCGCCTGCCGATCCTCGGCGTCTGCCGCGGCATGCAGCTCATCAACGTCGCCGAGGGCGGGACCCTGCACCAGGAGATCCCCCCGGCTTCGAGCGTGCGGCATGAGCTCGACGAGGATGGGTGGATCAACTACCACAGCCTCATCCTCCAACCGGACACGTTGAGTGCGGAGATCCTCGGGCGCAACGCCTACTTCATCTCGTCCATCCACCACCAAGCGGTGAACGTGCTTGGCCGGGGCCTGCGGGCCTCAGCCACCGCCGAGGATGGCATCGTCGAGATGATCGAGCACACCGATCCGAACCTCTTCATCCTGGGCGTCCAGGGGCACGTGGAGAAGTCTCTTCAGAATCTGAAATCGTTGGAAGGCGTCTGGCAAGCGTTCGCCAGGCGGGCACGGAGCACTCCGGGGTGA
- a CDS encoding radical SAM protein, producing MLARKVLVNIEATPSCPAACSMCPRSEIKDNGYLSLELMDKIVSQLDPSFVWEVDLAGRGEPTIHPEFHELLKIMKKPGIPTDVTTTGVTFTDRNIEACVKYVDVIRLSVSSIQKETFDKVHIGLKFDKIWRNIEALGQAAASKVIVHLTGGPVIYDHLPETVEHLRKLGYNNLRLFPLWNRGGTVAGGQDHRRRNQLLKDLQIAASEDEYSTGTGKVRFFLNTLLGKMQNIHYCPVGDGSVSISYKGDILGCFQDFGHISNVGSIADDTLKDIIQRRVKELGRMEICNGCNSNKVVLKRPMFLG from the coding sequence ATGCTGGCAAGAAAGGTCCTCGTAAACATCGAAGCGACACCCTCGTGTCCCGCGGCATGCAGCATGTGCCCCCGGAGCGAAATCAAGGACAATGGGTATCTCTCGCTCGAGCTGATGGACAAGATCGTCTCGCAGTTGGATCCCTCGTTCGTATGGGAGGTCGACCTGGCCGGCCGCGGTGAGCCGACCATCCATCCCGAGTTCCACGAGCTTCTCAAGATCATGAAGAAGCCTGGCATCCCCACCGACGTGACGACCACGGGGGTGACGTTCACCGACCGGAACATCGAGGCGTGCGTCAAGTACGTCGATGTGATCCGCCTCTCCGTCAGCTCCATCCAGAAGGAGACCTTCGACAAGGTCCACATCGGGCTCAAGTTCGACAAGATCTGGCGGAACATCGAAGCGCTGGGACAGGCGGCGGCGTCCAAGGTCATCGTGCACCTCACGGGCGGGCCCGTCATTTATGATCACCTGCCCGAGACCGTCGAGCACCTGCGCAAGCTCGGCTACAACAATCTCCGGCTGTTCCCGCTCTGGAATCGCGGTGGAACCGTCGCCGGGGGCCAGGACCACCGGCGGCGCAATCAACTCCTGAAGGATCTCCAGATCGCCGCCTCGGAGGACGAGTACTCCACGGGGACCGGCAAGGTCCGGTTCTTCCTCAACACCCTGCTCGGCAAGATGCAGAACATCCACTACTGCCCGGTGGGGGATGGAAGCGTGAGCATCAGCTACAAGGGCGACATTCTCGGCTGCTTCCAGGACTTCGGACACATCTCGAACGTCGGCAGCATCGCCGACGACACGCTCAAGGACATCATCCAGCGCCGGGTCAAGGAACTCGGCCGGATGGAGATCTGTAACGGCTGTAACTCGAACAAGGTGGTGCTCAAGCGCCCCATGTTCCTCGGCTAG
- a CDS encoding ATP-grasp domain-containing protein, producing the protein MSAGIIGLWMYQNDGGDEIQARLKSRLEQRGYTVVNGFDMRQCYSLNGSIHTEDGFNLSELDVLYHMNADEQNSFQNDILRLLELSGVGVVNDWASFSACKDKPTANLLLHKHGINVPPSLLLSNEVTFSQLQARLAGWKGIVFKPRRNHGGKGIMKFDDVETLWDFILATRDFMDSYYLEKFIEFGLHDYRVEIFDGQVVGGYSRQRTHRFKTNITQGGKMLPVVPTEEQKRLAQAASRAMGVTTTIVDMICSETDGKLYVLEVNPIMGIFVEAGMRARMPGLKPAPEYSNDEQKLTLIADHLDARCREIREKRRTGAKH; encoded by the coding sequence ATGTCCGCTGGCATCATCGGCCTCTGGATGTATCAGAATGACGGCGGCGACGAGATCCAGGCGCGGCTCAAGAGCCGCCTGGAGCAGCGGGGTTACACCGTCGTCAACGGCTTCGACATGCGGCAGTGCTACAGCCTCAACGGGAGCATCCACACCGAGGATGGCTTCAACCTGTCGGAGCTCGACGTGCTGTACCACATGAACGCGGACGAGCAGAACAGCTTCCAGAACGACATCCTCCGGCTGTTGGAGCTCTCGGGTGTAGGGGTCGTGAACGACTGGGCTTCCTTCTCTGCTTGCAAAGACAAGCCCACCGCGAACCTCCTGCTGCACAAGCACGGCATCAACGTGCCGCCGTCGCTCCTGCTCAGCAACGAGGTGACGTTCAGCCAGCTCCAGGCGCGGCTCGCCGGCTGGAAGGGCATCGTCTTCAAGCCCCGGCGCAATCACGGCGGCAAGGGCATCATGAAGTTCGATGATGTCGAGACCCTGTGGGACTTCATCCTCGCCACCCGCGACTTCATGGACTCGTATTACCTGGAGAAGTTCATCGAGTTCGGGCTGCACGACTACCGGGTCGAGATCTTCGACGGACAGGTGGTCGGGGGATACAGCCGCCAGCGCACCCACCGGTTCAAGACGAACATCACCCAGGGCGGCAAGATGTTGCCTGTCGTCCCGACCGAAGAGCAGAAGCGCTTGGCGCAGGCGGCCTCCCGCGCCATGGGCGTCACGACGACCATCGTCGACATGATTTGCTCCGAGACGGACGGAAAGCTCTACGTGCTCGAGGTCAACCCGATCATGGGCATCTTCGTCGAGGCGGGCATGAGGGCCCGCATGCCCGGGCTCAAGCCCGCGCCCGAGTATTCCAACGACGAGCAGAAGCTCACGTTGATCGCCGACCACCTGGACGCACGCTGCCGGGAGATCCGCGAGAAGCGCCGGACCGGGGCAAAGCATTGA